ttattatgattacttacctgtgtgctgattgcacatttaaattgagagcttcattgggcatcagcaaaggaagcgatgatttatttattaacttaaagtggtgcattactagcccagcggctagtcgggacagcggaattaatcaggcgttcccttagccgtccgcaccgcggctttatatatatgaACGCTGCGCGAGTTAAAAGAGACGACGACAACGCTGACGTCATCCAGGAAgtagtcgctgagatgtgcagccgcgagaaggacgtacgtgcgcttgctagcgacgcgaagggtgtggcagatcgccgtccggccgcgcttgcgccgtcggcggccccatctggccccccacttatgacgaccagtgctatggctatggatttgatggacacagctccggaagctttgaagacagcgctgtctgctcggctccccgattctgaagatgagagctccaccgcccctcagccacgcggacgaagcgggaaacagaagaggagggcaacagccgtgacgtccgctgttcgcagctcgccgagcgagaagagggccaagcaagatctagcacctgacgctgatggttttgtcccggacCGACGCACTGCAAGatgcatgcagtcatcgacgacgcttccaactgccgtcgccaactcagtCGACGCACTCGCTGACGCGCCGaaccagctgccgcgcgatcctgcgccgaagaaagactcccatcttccgccggtggtcctccagtttcggccgtcctatggggaactgcagaagttgttgcgcagctggacaacggccgtgtataccgtgaagcctgccggacgtgATCTGTACtgggtcacactccgcactgctgacgataatcgcaggaggcgtctgagcgtgaaatctcgttctatacccacgcttccgcgcctgacaaggtcttgaagattgtaatccgggacctcccattcaacatggaagccgatcacctgcatcgcgaactgGCTgtcctgggcttctacatacgggttGTCGAGAAATtgaagtcgcctaaatcacgcgatgatatgccgctcttcctggtcgtcagctccgacaccgtggagaaccgcatactataccaattgacgcgggtcgccgacgttccggttcagaccgaagatcttcgctccaggagaggccctgtgcagtgctttcgctgccaggggatcaatcacgtcgcgcgctaCTGCTCTATggcggacagatgtgttaaatgcaccggcgcccacgcaggaagtgcgtgccccgtccgcccaccgagaagccgacatgtgaACTCTGTGGCCGTCCTTACGTGGCCAGCTATCgagggtgtgaggtgtggaagcgtgccatcgctcgccaacgtggccaaacagcagcgccgcgtccgaagaagccagcaacgagacggcccggcgtctctttcgcggcggcaacgtcaggggcgccctccgccgtcccagCTGCGTGGGCTGCTCCTCctcctgccgcgtccgatgctGTGCCcatacctgaggctcctgcgcctccaccacagctgctagtggcggacccagGTACTGCCTCTCCGGGGacgtcggccggaccgcgccccgccaatcgccggcgcgggggtcagcgccccgtgggtacccagcgctcagcaccgtcagtcgagcagcctcagatggactctcacagcgagtcagccacgcctcccccttccagtgACGGGgtcgcgccggctgcctccaccgctgacctggccaacctcgtcgcgcagctcactgccttggtgatgAGTGCTACGAAGTTGagtgaagtcctgtcgcagcagcTCACCGCTGCTGTGCCGCTGacctctccggccccgaccgctgtcaacactcaccagctgcaccatgggcagcgttagagagctcacggtcgtcgcgtggaatgccaacggcgtccgcactcaagctggtgaacttcgccaatttcttcgagatgaagccgtcgacgtctgccttatcaacgaaactcacctgaagcctggggtcgacgtcagggcggccaactactccagctatcgcaccgatagactgacggcgggtggtgggacagccgtttacgtccgcaatggcattcgtcatcacgtgatacaacttccaccactggcaaccctggaggccactggtgtcgtcgttcacacctcggcgggcgccatcaagTTCGTCGCTGtctatcgaccgccgtctcgtccactggatcctgctgacatcgatgctctgctctccttgagggggcaggtgttcgtcgctggggacttcaatagtaaacttgTTTCCTGGGACTCCAGGATCACCattgccgctggccgctgcctgctccgggtagcagaacgccaccatgcgcttgtggtggggccgtacgacccgacaatcttccctgcccgtggcctcccagatataatcgacatcgcggtcgtcaagggcattcctaatcagatcaccgccacgacgaggacggcactgccttctgatcatgtcccagtggtttttgatatcgacttagacgccctgcaatagcccaggcgaggcatctcacttgctggcagcgactggggcaggtttcaagcagtCGTGACGGACTCattcgccgccgcgccgccccctgcggaagctggagcggacgcagcacttctgcactttgcggcaaccacgatcgacgctgccaacatagcaacgccgccccgacctcgcactccgcctgactactcccgccagctgccgccggacatccttgcggccatcactgagaagaaccgggtctaccgggagtggcagcggacaagaaatgccgacaccaagctcctcctcaacaggatgcggcgggacatccgggtcgccattgacaaccatcgcaatcgcgactggaataacaaagtcaccaccctctgtcttgacgacggcacggcctggcagaggacgaagcgtttcctacgccgcacgcaacgtatccctccgctgctggtcaatggtcaggctgtctgcaaACCAGCTGcaaaggctgatgccctcgcagacgtctttgaggctgcgtttacgccgatctaagacccgaccgacgctgtccgcgacgacctggttgctgaccggctcccacgctacttggaggcacgcgacgacgatgacgtcattgaagagacgatggcggaggaggtgtcgtccatcgtGCGTGCCCTGGActccaggaaagctgcgggcccagacgaggtttcaaacgccctactccagaagttgtcactcatctcgccgccgtctttaatgtaatcctccggtcgtgcagttttcctcagtcctggaagcatgcagagatcgtggcgattccgaagatggggaaggatctgcgtcagcccgcgaactacagacctattagtttactgccagccgtctccaaggtctttgaaagggtgtacatcaggcggctgcagcgccacgttgacgaggaaggcctcctgcccgaagagcagttcggctttcacaggggccactcggcagttcaccaactcctacggctagtggaagatgcgttcgtcgccctcgagcagcgcgagttcttctgcgcggtgttcctggacgtgtcgcgtgctttcgaaAGTGTGTGggaccgcggcctcttgttcaaacttttcgaACTTgtggtcccgacgtcgcacgtccgtctcacccgttcctatcttgccgataggaccttccatgtgcgggccgcgcacggcttgtcctccgtccaccgcatcaacgccggtgtgccacagggctcggtcttggggccactcctgtactcgctgtacacttctgatgcgccgaagatcgaccgtgtgcggctcgccctggacgcggatgacacggctctacatacgaggagcctcaatgccgccgtcatgcgccgccgtctgcagctcgccgttgacaccctggcagcctgggccgtcaagtggcgtctacaagtcaatggggccaagacgcagttcctgatcgtcaccaggcgactcgttcctgcgggtctgcaaccgctcaccgtcggtggcagccctgtcccgtggcgtcccacggcgcattacctcagcgtcaccatcgaccgccgactcacgtgggttccgcacatccgcgaagtgaaggccaaagtgcggaaccggctccgtATCCTGTACACGGTGCTGAACCCCGACTCCCGcctaccaccgcgtctgggcatcactctctgcaaggcgctgctccgccctgtactccaatacgccgccgtcgtctgggggaacgccgccgacacgaacctgaagaagctggagacactgcagaatcgcatccttcggctggccttgcacctgtcTTACGATTTCCTCACTGCTCAtattcacgacatcgcggaagtacctctgctccgtgacctcttccaggcggccgcccgcaccttttacgaacgtgctggccggtcacacaacgcccaaatccggacgctgggccgcaaactgccgcacagcgtcaacacccgctggccacacctgctcgctgcacaactatgctgaggagacacccaaaaagacattctacatgtgaagacgcattacatcggcatgcatgagaggcaaagcactaactgctgcgaactccatcacacatcggaggaaaagttatatCCGTGCAGATACACGCGAGGCGAGTTAAAAGAGGCCCcacttctctccagacgctgatctgcgcgccacctgtgccgggagtagcGTCtcatcggtatcattgctataaacagcctcggatgccgcaaTAAGTTACTCGGGAGAAGCGTAGCCAAaaaaaatcgttttcgagtgaagtgctaattctgggatgactttgatgatctatattcagttcgcgtatgtcgtattttcacgtgccgccgcgggacagacattctaccattatttaccgtggcgtttgatgaacattatcatcaaattatggcgaacattcacttaaacatttaatttgtacagttatagttgcatcagcgcattagactctgaactgctctggtagctggattgtgtggattctttttggtctgtgactttcagaatatagtgaacattttgaaagattcgtttttgattatgaatcccagacaatctcctaattcctcagagctataaactgtagctataagtgtatttctcagttgaagtgggcactaggaattctaattacaggcttcacgttttgctaatcactttctggttgccaatattgttgtTGAGAGCCAGTGttcagaacggcaaacaacagcattaaataaatcataggaacatttcaataacaataaattccatacgccgccccacatatggtgcatcgtcggGAAAGATACATCCATTTcaataatcacaaaatatttccacccgttgggaaagacattccacatcatttatcattaacaattatttccatacgccgccccacatgttGTCGAGTTACACTTGAGCACCGACTCCCGTTATTGAGACAATAACGCCGTGTTTCTTTCGAATCCCGCACCAAATTGAACCTTTGCTAAGTTTTGCACTGCCTCTTGAACTGTTAACTCACTAGAAATAGACTATCTGCTTTAATTAAAAGATAGGTTCAGTTTagaaagagtgtatacattatttagGAACAGCATCACGTTATAAGTGTGTATGGATGTGGATGGGTGCGCTATCACGAGAtaactatatatatttttatttttataattatattttacattttggttgggatggctttaaatattgtgggcgagcatgagacttttaattaacttataccgcaatAACActcgtgatggctctgtccgccgtggtcacaccgacgtcatctcagacgccgtcgcaatctgttccaccgcgctaccgtggcgcggggcgcggacggcggagggagcgcgccgcgggcggagggtatttaaatcggccgccggcgcgactgaacccagttccccctgagcagccatagcgtacggatctccgtgccggcgcgttcacaggagctcagtccgtcagttcacctgatgacggcgacatgtttgatcgccgaaatattgtgtccgttggacactatagaccggcagtacacccgtggatattttgattaacaaaaacttcttttccctttctccaaatttccatttatgtgacgtaccgttacAATAGCCTATAGATAACCTCCCTTCTGAGCTTAAAAATGTCAACAATTCGGAGAGCCTGAAGGTGAGCTGGTTTCCTTCATCAGTTTCTCTCCAGCTGTCATTCAGACGCACGAGCGCGTACTTTTTGTCCTCCTCGTTTTCTTTTCATCTGTGATTCAGATGTACGCCGGCGGGCAGCCGCTCCGGACCGCGGCCATTGTCGGACGAGGATAAGGCACCAGAGTGGAGGCTCAGAGGTGGCATTACCGGTCCATTCTTCAGCCCGCGGAGGAATAACAGCGGCGGCCGCGCGGGCGGCTGAGAGGGTGTCCTGACGGTGGGAAGCTGGCCCGCCAGGGCGCAGGGTCGCCGCCCCGCCCCTGGATTTATGGATCTGGGTAGGGGCTTCCCCGCGCGCCGCCTATAACATCGCGGCCGCGCGGCTGCGGCTGTCAGTCCGCCGTAATCCGCCCCGGAAGAGGAGCAGGTGAGCCGGGCTTTCCTGCCCTCCGGGGCGCCGGCGCTGTGGCGGGCGTCAAACGCGACGCGAAGAGCGGGCACCGGAACGAGACGTACGGCGAGTTCCCGAAATACTCGTTCGATTTGACAAGACTCTAACATACGCACGGTTGCAGATACAAACTTGAGGTAAATTTTTAGACATACGAGTTCTAATGTATGTATGaagaactgtaaacggatcctagccaaggTTAGGCCATGAATAATGGAGATGTAATCCTTGTGAGCAATTCctggttaagccacctcacaaggacgattaaaaattcaaaaattacagggtcgccaccagcgcaagaccttcctaacaattaagaaaagaccgaactggaaattTTCAGTTTAATTACATTCTATCTAtccatatccgaatcccgctccagctactgccgggtctgggtgctgacgagtcctctccatttggctcggtcctcccaccactttttttcctccacttgctgccaggtcacacagataatctcactcccattttccaccgtgttcttgggcgccctctaggtctttacccgtctatcttcagttcttccataattttggggagtctctgcccgtgCATCCTCTtagcatgcccataccatcttaatctctttctttcaatttcttctctcatactttcttgcttGGGGTTCTTTCTAATCtccacattccttactctgtccattcttgtttttcccttaactgctctcagAAATTTGATTCCCCCTGCTTGCAgtgtgctccagtccctttctgtcattgtccatgtttctccaccataggtgacaatagggatgtaataactcttatacataaggagttttgctctttctgaaacttcattattccaaatcaggtgttttattgttcggtagaaattgcctcccttctgtaacctcctattaatttcgttagttattcttccatccctagatatttcactccctaaataagtgaaactttctaccactttgaggggttctctattcaaggtaatatttcctttgattcctttctctcttccaaataccattacttcactcttatctttatttatttttaattcataccttttcatcatttccttccacgcatcaagctgtaactgtacatctacctctctatcaccccatattaccatgcgAAGAAATTGCGAAGATAGATATATTTCTGGGAAgatatgaagaagatagatatagaagatggatacattaacgttatgaagacaatgtacagaggacagaagaaatgaagaagatagatatagaagatggatacattaatgttatgaagacaatgtacagagagacacaattgtagaattagaacaccattggggaattatgaatacttcgaaataagacaaggacttaagcaacgAAGTATTCTATCTccggcactttttaatgttgtgatggagggaatgaatagggcagttacagatatagcaaaagaaaaagacgaaaattaaattaagaatttaattataataatacattttttaaacaaacTAACAAGATAAACAACATTGTATGTCGTATATAAGTGAGCTGGTTTAATTAAATTGATTTTCCCTTCCATTTTTGTTCGtcacaagcaagcagattaacttaaaaaaatcaggcaatagaaaattaatttaaaaactggCATAAATGAGAATGATAAAGGACAAAGTGTTTATCTTTTGCGTAACACATTTATTTCATAACTAaatttgatgcacatcctatgaatacacatgactggcccctgaattaaaaatttaactaaataattcgccaaaaATGATAGAATAgcgcaattaaaaaaggaaaaacactgaaaaggaaagtggaacacaataattcagtcattccatctacatacccacgacagaaatagttcagagaaatacctatcaccattatgctcATGCACTAGGTTTATCCGATTCGCAATGTTTGTAAAGTGGATATACGACATGGAATCCGCTCCTGCCGCTTACGAACGGCCGAACTTGAGCATGTTGTAAACTTGATTACGAGTTAACTGTTCACAATTTAGACATTAAACCaggcacaaatgtaagaaattttaatggtgtaataaCAGAATGATTTTGCcgtcacgaaataaaattaactcaTCAAGGCAGAGACcctctctaggagctacgaactgtactcaccaaccgctagctgcagtgtgtcctttctcCACCGGACTCCGCCTAACTgccggtgcaacggaagctacatGAGGGGtaagcttccgccaccaacctgagagacaaaccaacctcagactaaaaggggtaaacctctctgtgCAGGTACTGGgatcctgtgctaccctccaaacgaaaagcaaacatcacctgctcctagcagacgacaaccagCTACGCGTCCCCCGCAAAAGAAACTACTCATAAAAACACTTACTCTGTCACCTTCACTCACACATAGGGTAGGGTGAAcggaaaaacgtaataaatacagaTCATGGtttcctatggaacacaaaaaatcaaacacaatatcatttaataagccttagtttgattgctcagtctttctgggagagttaataaattaaaccgaAATCAGGCGATGgacagaataggatgcacagattccagtgagacaagcgtctatgagacgactccacagagacgtttcacaGTACAAAGTTAttactttcaaaagaaccatccggtTTCACAAGGGTATGTCGTGTACACACATTCAACCTTACGGTACAATGAATCCTCAATTCTGCAGTTTTGTCGAAAAATGACGTGTTGAGACCGTTCTCGTGTACAAAATACAAGCTGCTTTTCGCAAAGAAGAAAGCAGCAGCCAGACAGTATTGATAATGATGTTTAAAGGTGTTTAAACAGGTAGCACCGTTACTGGATTCGAACTGACAGGTACAACTTCAGATGACCATTCACATCTAAATACACATTTATTGATGTTAACATTGATTTCTGCTCTATATCCAACCTTCTTAGTTAAAGATCCTGGGGAAGGTGATTCCTTACAGAAAAAAACGACGCTACAGCCTACCCACCCATTTAAACGTAAATGTCCCTATTAATGATTGAGCACAACCTAAACAAATCTTTAAGGGTGACTTACTGAAGCTATAGTTTACTTACGTCGAATATCCCGCatcatacaaacataaaaaaaagttttgcgtcacgtcgattccgagaattccggaacttctacagaaaattgaaagagagttcaatataaacatcattttcgcccattttttgctcatgaaaaccacacattgcatgttgtaccaccatacagcgaggccttcagaggtggtggtccagattgctgtatataccggtacccctaatactcagtagcacgtcctcttgcactgatgcatgcctgtattggtcgtggcatactatccacaacatcATCAAAGCATTGTTGGTCCAGTctgccccactcctcaatggcgattcggcttagatccctcagagtggttggtgggtcacgtcgtccgtaaacagacttttttccatctatcccaggcatgttcgatagggttcatgcctggagaacatgttggccaatctagtcgagcgatgtcattatcctgaaggaagtcgttcataagatgtgcaccatgggggcgcaaactgtcgtccatgaagacgaatgcctcgccaatatgctgccgatatggttgcactatcgctcggagggtggcattcacgtaacttacagccgttacggcgccttccatgaccaccagcggcgtacgtcggccccacataatgccaccccgaaacttCAGGgaagttgcactcgctggacagtgtgactaaggcttgaaggcatatgcgacacgcatcggtgaagagaatgtgatggcaatcctgagcggtccattcggcatgttgttgggcccatccgtaccgcgctgcatggtgtggtggttacaaagatggacctcgccatagacatcgggagtgaagttgcgtatcatacaGCCTATTGAACACAGTTTGAGtattaacatgacgtcctgtggctgcatgcaagacattattcaatgtggtggcgttgctgtcagtgttcctccgagccataatccgtaggtagcggtcattcagtgCGGTAgaagcctttgggcggcctgagcgaggcgtgtcatcgacagttcctgtctctctgtattcccTCCATGTTCGGATaatatagctttggttcactccgagacgcctggacatttcctttgttgagagccctccctggcacaaagtaacaatgaggacgctatcgagcagcggtattgaccgtctagacatggttgaactacagacaacacgagccttgtaccttcttcctggtggaatgactggaagagaTTGGTTGTAGGACACCctcctaataggtgctgctcaagcatggttgcttacatctatgggcaggtttagtgacatctctgaacagtcaaagggactgtgtctgtgatacagtatccacagtcaacgtctatgttcgggatttctgggaaccggggtgatgcaaaaccttttttgatgcgtgtatttttGCAGTGTCCTTTGCTTGTAtttatagaaaacacacacacacacacacacacacacacacacacacacacacacaccaaaaagttttTGACGCTGGGAAAAATATATACAAAGATTACAACATCTCGACTATAACAGTACCAAAAAGTTCCTCTCTGAGCTGTTACAATATGTACAACGTTGCGAGATGCTTTACGCTATGTGGATAtaccagatggttataattaaagtgcacctaGTCACTGAGGTCCATTGTGGGCTATAAATACCGTATGGAACCGGAACTTGGGAGGTACTCTAATGTGTTTATGTGGAACGCatgtacgctggaaaaaaattagttacagtttTGGCTAGCGGGTGCAAATCTGGCGAAAGAAGCACATACAGTAATACGTAAATTGAAGGGGATCATATTACATACAGAATTGTTTATGTATGTAATGGAATAGGGACGGGAAGTGGGCAGAAAATGTGAATCAAGTGAGAAGGGCgcaatgttggttttattattgaCACCAGCTTAcactgttcagtatgagcaccggagaagtCGACGACATGCTGCACTCGTAAAACGACGCGATCAACAGTTGCTCATAGCAGTTCCGGTGGCGACCAATGTATTTCTATTACCTGGCCTTCTGATCACATAAAGACCGAACGCGTCCATGGTGAGTGCGTTCTTTTAGATACCCCCGgagtcaaaagtcacatggattcggaTCGGGTGACTTTGCCGGCTGTGCATGTGCCTCATCTTGCTTGAAAACAGTGGTTTACACACCGTTCTACTCCTCTAAATCAGTAATAACATGCTGTACAAGAaggtcacggtacacctgacgggCCCTCTGGGTTtactctcttcaaagaagaacggatcgaGAGTAAAAgtacttgtgaatccacaccacacagtcaaacACGCGAATGCACAACACGCATTTTACCAGTATGCAGAATTTGGCAGTTCTGAGTATTCACTGCACCTTAGACTACTTcgccactccatagaatattgcccagtcacattatgaaacgtccccttagaaaaattgtacaagattgtgcttaaactgacacacaatatttttttagcgcaacgcaatctgacttcctaaaatccctacgaatgaatggccctgactagcattaacctatacgtttcacaaatcacttacctcacaaaaatcttcgttactcaagctactgcaatacagcgagcgccactactgccagctaaataaaagatttaaactactgaaggcactaactactgataggcatagttggcaaatgaaagattttaatagagaacaaacaatgtatttacctcactagtcataatatatatagcagttcatgacaccaattcttacaaatttcaaaactccgccatctctctccccacgtccacctctgctggcggctcacctccaaccgcccaacgctacacgctgttagcatccagctgccgctgcccaacactacaatggcga
The Schistocerca gregaria isolate iqSchGreg1 chromosome 1, iqSchGreg1.2, whole genome shotgun sequence genome window above contains:
- the LOC126289763 gene encoding nematocyst expressed protein 3-like, which gives rise to MHRRPRRKCVPRPPTEKPTCELCGRPYVASYRGCEVWKRAIARQRGQTAAPRPKKPATRRPGVSFAAATSGAPSAVPAAWAAPPPAASDAVPIPEAPAPPPQLLVADPGTASPGTSAGPRPANRRRGGQRPVGTQRSAPSVEQPQMDSHSESATPPPSSDGVAPAASTADLANLVAQLTALVMSATKLSEVLSQQLTAAVPLTSPAPTAVNTHQLHHGQR